The following proteins are encoded in a genomic region of Carcharodon carcharias isolate sCarCar2 chromosome 27 unlocalized genomic scaffold, sCarCar2.pri SUPER_27_unloc_3, whole genome shotgun sequence:
- the LOC121273929 gene encoding gastrula zinc finger protein XlCGF49.1-like: MCSLCGRGFSWLSNLERHRDTYTMEKPWKCEDCGKGFNCPSHLETHRRSHTGERPFTCPECGKGFTQLSQLLTHQRLHTGERPYTCSECGKRFTQLTSLLRHQPVHTGERPFTCSECGKGVTGSSDLLKHQRIHTEERPFSCTSCGKRFRSSSNLSAHQRIHTGERPFTCSECGNKNTQLSALWTHQRVHTGEKPFTFSECGKGFTRSSQLLKHQLVHKGENFKIKLLLDWEPRQVREQRVLGEQASL, translated from the coding sequence ATGTGTTCtctgtgtggacgaggcttcagctGGTTAtccaacctggagagacacagggacacatacaccatggagaaaccgtggaaatgtgaggactgtgggaaaggattcaattGTCCTTCCCATCTGGAAAcccatcgacgcagtcacactggggagaggccgttcacctgccccgagtgtgggaagggattcacccaGTTATCCCAACTTCTAACACACCAGCGGttacacactggagagagaccgtATACCTGTTCCGAGTGTGGGAAGCGATTCACACAGTTAACCAGcctactgagacaccagccagttcacactggagagaggccgttcacctgctccgaatgTGGGAAAGGAGTCACTGGGTCCTCTGACCTGCTGaagcaccagcgaattcacactgaggagaggccattcagctgtacttcctgtggaaagagattcaggtCTTCATCCAACCTCAGTGCACACCagagaattcacactggggagaggccatttacctgctccgagtgtggaaaCAAAAACACTCAGTTATCAGCACTGtggacacaccagcgagttcacaccggggagaagccgttcaccttctctgagtgtgggaagggattcactcggtcatcccaactgctgaaacaccagctagttcacaagggtgagaattttaaaatcaagttgttgcttgactgggagccaaggcAGGTCAGGGAGCAGAGGGTGTTAGGGGAACAGGCCTCGCTGTGA